A window of the Microthrixaceae bacterium genome harbors these coding sequences:
- the metH gene encoding methionine synthase has protein sequence MSRASAGRVSAVASEFLDLIAEKVVVYDGATGTWLQTQNLTADDYGGEALEGCTDLLGVTRPDVIRALHSAYFEVGADVVETNTFGAFGVPLGEYDLAHRSHEIAKANAVLAREVADSYSTPGHRRFVAGSLGPGTKAPSLDQIGFATLRDHYQVAAEALLEGGVDLFILETHFDLLALKASVIAARRAMAKVGRQVPIQAQVTMELTGRMLVGTEIAAALSAIDPLQVDVIGLNCATGPAEMGEHVRHLSHHARMPISVLPNAGLPSVVDGKMHYDLTAEELRDHQRRFVEELGVQIIGGCCGTTPEYIKLLAEMAPGLTPAPRNPVHEPSVTSIYSPVALHQDTSFLMIGERTNANGSKKFREAMLDGDYDTCTAMASQQVKEGAHVLDVCVDYVGRDGTTDMDEVAKRFATQANAPLVLDSTEPEVIEAGLQRVGGRAILNSANLEDGFAEGSRLDRVFKLAKEYGAAVICLCIDEEGQARDVEWKVRAANRIADLAVNTYGLETSDLIFDALTFPLSTGDDDLRGDAMATIEAIKRIKTEIPGCFTTLGVSNVSFGLSPAARHVLNSVFIHECVEAGMDSAIVHASKILPLSRIPEEQKDVALDLIYDRRGTAGALSGGDPGYDPLTRLLEIFADVKVQTVEKEDRSGWPVGERLHHRIIDGDRDGLIEDLDLAMAEGISPLDIINEHLLGGMKVVGELFGAGEMQLPFVLQSAETMKTSVAHLEPHMEKVDGDAGKGRIVLATVKGDVHDIGKNLVDIILTNNGYEVHNIGIKISIAEMIEKALEVGADAIGMSGLLVKSTLIMRDNLEELNSRELSHIPVLLGGAALTRTYVERDLREVYDGRLFYGKDAFEGLRVMDRLGSIRRDPTSDDPDWGRVPSESKVPSRLHDAPTAEELAALPARSPEVELDNPVFVPPFTGSRIVKGIPLDEIAAYLNETTLFRNQWGYRPEDGEDDNTFKDRLRPLLREQLAQARAEDLLVPQVVYGFWPANGDGTDVVVWADESRDRELTRFPFPRSTREPHLCIADFFRPIDSDEVDYVAFQIVTMGERVSERTKQLFDANQYNDYLMLHGIGVEMAEALAEYWHHRVRQEWGFVDEDGPNLAGLFRQQYRGGRYSWGYPACPDLTDNEKVAHLLEAHRIGIEVNEDTGFQYHPEQSTSAIICHHPKAKYFVAR, from the coding sequence GTGTCTCGAGCCTCGGCCGGTAGGGTCTCCGCCGTGGCAAGCGAATTTCTCGACCTCATCGCGGAAAAAGTCGTGGTCTATGACGGGGCAACCGGCACCTGGCTCCAGACCCAGAACCTCACCGCCGACGACTACGGAGGCGAGGCACTCGAAGGGTGCACCGACCTGCTGGGCGTCACCCGACCCGACGTCATCCGGGCCCTCCACAGCGCCTATTTCGAGGTGGGCGCCGACGTGGTCGAGACCAACACCTTCGGCGCGTTCGGAGTTCCCTTGGGCGAGTACGACCTGGCCCACCGCTCCCACGAGATCGCCAAGGCCAATGCCGTGTTGGCCCGCGAGGTGGCCGATAGCTACTCCACCCCCGGCCATCGCCGATTCGTGGCCGGTTCCCTCGGACCGGGTACCAAAGCCCCCAGCCTCGACCAGATCGGGTTCGCGACCCTGAGGGATCACTACCAGGTGGCGGCCGAAGCCCTGCTCGAGGGCGGCGTCGACCTGTTCATCCTGGAGACCCACTTCGATCTGCTAGCCCTCAAGGCATCGGTCATCGCGGCCCGCCGAGCCATGGCCAAGGTCGGTCGTCAGGTACCGATCCAAGCCCAGGTCACCATGGAGTTGACCGGCCGGATGCTGGTCGGAACCGAGATCGCCGCCGCCCTGTCCGCCATCGATCCGCTTCAGGTGGACGTGATCGGGCTCAACTGTGCCACCGGTCCAGCCGAGATGGGAGAGCACGTACGCCACCTGTCCCACCACGCCCGAATGCCGATCTCGGTGTTGCCCAACGCCGGACTGCCCTCGGTGGTCGACGGAAAGATGCACTACGACCTCACCGCCGAGGAGTTGCGCGACCATCAGCGCCGCTTCGTCGAGGAACTCGGCGTGCAGATCATCGGTGGGTGCTGCGGCACCACCCCCGAATACATCAAGCTCCTGGCCGAGATGGCCCCCGGGCTCACCCCCGCACCCCGCAACCCGGTTCACGAGCCGTCGGTCACGTCCATCTACTCCCCAGTGGCCCTCCACCAGGACACGTCGTTCCTGATGATCGGCGAGCGCACCAACGCCAACGGCTCCAAGAAGTTCCGTGAGGCGATGCTCGACGGCGACTACGACACCTGCACTGCCATGGCCTCCCAACAGGTCAAGGAAGGGGCGCACGTCCTCGACGTCTGCGTCGACTACGTGGGCCGTGACGGCACCACCGACATGGACGAGGTGGCCAAGCGGTTCGCCACCCAGGCGAACGCGCCCCTAGTCCTCGACTCGACCGAGCCCGAGGTCATCGAGGCCGGGCTCCAGCGCGTAGGCGGCCGAGCCATCCTCAACTCGGCCAACCTCGAGGACGGCTTCGCCGAAGGATCGCGGCTCGATCGCGTCTTCAAGCTGGCCAAGGAGTACGGCGCCGCCGTCATCTGCCTGTGCATCGACGAGGAGGGCCAGGCCCGAGACGTCGAGTGGAAGGTCCGCGCCGCCAACCGCATAGCCGACCTGGCCGTCAACACCTACGGCCTAGAGACCAGCGACCTCATCTTCGACGCTCTCACCTTCCCGTTGTCGACCGGCGACGACGACCTCCGCGGCGACGCCATGGCCACCATCGAGGCCATCAAGCGCATCAAGACCGAGATCCCGGGCTGCTTCACGACGCTGGGCGTATCCAACGTCAGCTTCGGCCTTTCCCCAGCAGCCCGTCACGTCCTCAACAGCGTATTCATCCACGAATGCGTCGAGGCTGGCATGGACTCCGCCATCGTGCACGCCTCCAAGATCCTGCCGTTGAGCCGGATCCCCGAGGAACAGAAGGACGTAGCTCTCGACCTGATCTACGACCGCCGTGGCACCGCCGGAGCGCTGTCAGGAGGGGACCCCGGATATGACCCGCTGACCCGCCTGCTCGAGATCTTCGCCGACGTCAAGGTCCAAACGGTGGAGAAGGAGGACCGGTCCGGCTGGCCGGTAGGTGAGCGCTTGCACCACCGCATCATCGACGGCGATCGAGACGGTCTCATCGAGGACCTCGACCTGGCGATGGCCGAGGGCATCAGCCCCCTGGACATCATCAACGAGCACCTCCTCGGCGGCATGAAGGTGGTGGGCGAACTGTTCGGTGCTGGCGAGATGCAGCTCCCGTTCGTGTTGCAGTCCGCCGAGACCATGAAGACCTCGGTCGCCCATCTCGAACCCCACATGGAAAAGGTCGATGGTGACGCCGGCAAGGGGCGGATCGTCCTGGCCACCGTCAAGGGTGACGTCCACGACATCGGCAAGAACCTCGTCGACATCATCCTCACCAACAACGGCTATGAGGTCCACAACATCGGCATCAAGATCTCGATCGCCGAGATGATCGAGAAGGCCCTCGAGGTCGGGGCCGACGCCATCGGCATGAGCGGTCTTCTGGTCAAGAGCACCCTCATCATGCGAGACAACCTGGAAGAGCTCAACTCCCGCGAGCTCAGCCACATCCCGGTGCTGCTGGGCGGGGCCGCCCTCACCCGGACCTACGTGGAACGTGACCTACGAGAGGTCTACGACGGTCGCCTCTTCTACGGCAAGGATGCCTTCGAGGGACTTCGGGTCATGGACCGCCTCGGTTCGATCCGCCGCGACCCCACCTCCGACGACCCCGACTGGGGTCGGGTCCCATCTGAGTCCAAGGTTCCATCGCGCTTGCACGACGCGCCCACCGCCGAGGAGCTGGCCGCCCTCCCGGCCCGCTCCCCCGAGGTCGAACTGGACAACCCTGTGTTCGTACCTCCCTTCACCGGGAGCAGGATCGTAAAGGGGATCCCTCTGGACGAGATCGCCGCGTACCTGAACGAGACCACCCTGTTCCGCAACCAGTGGGGTTACCGCCCCGAGGATGGAGAGGACGACAACACCTTCAAGGACCGGCTCCGTCCACTGCTACGCGAGCAGTTGGCCCAGGCCCGCGCCGAGGACCTGCTCGTACCCCAGGTCGTGTACGGCTTCTGGCCTGCCAACGGCGACGGCACCGACGTGGTGGTGTGGGCCGACGAGTCACGGGATCGAGAACTGACCAGGTTCCCGTTCCCCCGCTCCACCCGAGAGCCGCACCTGTGCATCGCCGACTTCTTCCGGCCCATCGATTCCGATGAGGTCGATTACGTGGCCTTCCAGATCGTCACCATGGGTGAACGGGTGTCGGAGCGCACCAAGCAACTGTTCGATGCCAACCAGTACAACGACTACCTGATGCTCCACGGCATCGGGGTCGAGATGGCCGAGGCGCTTGCCGAGTACTGGCACCACCGGGTCCGCCAGGAGTGGGGTTTCGTAGACGAGGACGGGCCCAACCTGGCCGGGCTCTTCCGTCAGCAATACCGCGGCGGTCGCTACTCGTGGGGCTACCCGGCTTGTCCCGACCTCACCGACAACGAGAAGGTGGCCCACCTCCTGGAGGCCCACCGCATCGGAATCGAGGTCAACGAGGACACCGGCTTCCAATACCACCCCGAGCAGAGCACCAGCGCCATCATCTGCCACCACCCCAAGGCCAAGTACTTCGTGGCACGTTGA
- a CDS encoding LPXTG cell wall anchor domain-containing protein, which yields MASTRITQAAIALLLAVVVLVGGGAASAQENPDYTAPAPEVTVTAPPIQPVRSTPAAPSAPTQTPMPVTGADVVQMVLVGGALIAGGAGFMALRRRSAV from the coding sequence ATGGCAAGCACCCGGATCACCCAGGCAGCGATAGCACTACTCCTCGCAGTGGTGGTACTGGTGGGAGGTGGGGCCGCCTCGGCCCAGGAGAACCCCGACTACACCGCGCCAGCCCCAGAGGTCACGGTTACCGCGCCGCCCATCCAGCCGGTGCGCTCCACCCCTGCGGCGCCCTCGGCCCCGACCCAGACGCCCATGCCGGTCACGGGTGCAGATGTCGTCCAGATGGTACTGGTCGGTGGGGCCCTGATAGCGGGCGGCGCCGGCTTCATGGCACTGCGGAGGCGTTCGGCAGTCTGA
- a CDS encoding Ku protein, with the protein MPRAIWHGSISFGLVSIPVRLFPATSRKTVRFNQIDTRTGSRVRQKRVSEADGSEVPMEDIAKGYELSSGRYVVITDYELAALDPEASRTIELLEFVDQASINPIVYDSAYFLAPDEANVKPYALLLRALTEADKVGIARFVMRGKEYLATIRPDHDKLVLSTMLYADEIRGVEDIPGLDVVARTEVNDKEVAMANQLIASLDAEFDSAAFEDSYRQKVLDLIERKAAGESGLVELPTPREENKVIDIMAALEASVAAAKAARANQGVGAVANADADAEADDVGDGDGSGSDARPEAATKKAPARKVAAKKATPRARKSA; encoded by the coding sequence ATGCCTCGCGCCATCTGGCACGGATCCATCAGCTTCGGACTGGTCAGCATCCCAGTCCGGCTGTTCCCGGCCACATCCCGCAAGACCGTCCGCTTCAACCAGATCGATACCCGCACTGGGTCGCGCGTCCGTCAGAAGCGGGTGTCGGAGGCCGACGGCTCCGAGGTGCCTATGGAGGACATCGCCAAGGGCTATGAGTTGTCATCGGGGCGCTACGTGGTGATCACCGACTACGAACTGGCGGCCCTGGATCCCGAGGCCAGCCGCACCATCGAGCTGCTGGAGTTCGTCGACCAGGCGTCGATCAACCCGATCGTGTACGACTCGGCGTACTTCCTGGCCCCCGATGAGGCCAACGTGAAGCCCTACGCCCTGTTGCTTCGGGCGCTGACTGAGGCCGACAAGGTCGGGATCGCCCGGTTCGTCATGAGAGGCAAGGAGTACCTGGCCACCATCCGGCCCGACCACGACAAGCTGGTTTTGTCCACCATGCTCTACGCCGATGAGATCCGTGGGGTGGAGGACATTCCCGGGCTCGATGTGGTGGCCCGAACCGAGGTGAACGACAAAGAGGTGGCCATGGCCAACCAACTGATCGCCAGCCTCGATGCCGAGTTCGATTCCGCCGCGTTCGAGGACAGCTATCGACAGAAGGTCCTCGACCTGATCGAGCGCAAGGCCGCTGGCGAGAGCGGCTTGGTCGAGTTGCCGACGCCGAGGGAGGAGAACAAGGTCATCGACATCATGGCGGCGCTGGAGGCCAGCGTGGCTGCGGCCAAGGCCGCCCGTGCCAACCAGGGCGTAGGTGCGGTGGCCAATGCCGATGCTGATGCCGAAGCTGATGATGTGGGCGACGGTGACGGATCCGGATCCGATGCCCGACCTGAGGCGGCCACGAAGAAGGCACCGGCCCGCAAGGTCGCAGCCAAGAAGGCGACACCACGGGCCCGCAAGTCGGCCTGA
- a CDS encoding glycosyl transferase family 28, giving the protein MTTVVVSVGTDHHRFDRLVQWVDRWAANHRDIDVLIQRGTSARPDTARSVDMMGYDDLMAAMRAATVVVVQGGPAGIVDARSCGHRPIVVPRRPDLGEHVDGHQVTFARWMAARDQIFLAEDEDTLTRLLDEAMEDPEPFRVTDHGGTPPAIAAFAAAVDPLLARRRR; this is encoded by the coding sequence GTGACCACCGTGGTCGTGAGCGTGGGCACCGATCACCACCGCTTCGATCGCCTGGTTCAGTGGGTCGACCGTTGGGCGGCCAACCACCGCGACATAGATGTGCTCATACAGCGGGGCACCTCGGCTCGGCCCGATACGGCCAGGTCGGTGGACATGATGGGTTACGACGACCTGATGGCCGCCATGCGCGCCGCCACCGTGGTGGTCGTACAGGGAGGGCCGGCCGGGATCGTCGATGCTCGTTCCTGTGGCCACCGGCCGATCGTGGTTCCCCGGCGACCCGATCTGGGTGAACACGTCGATGGACATCAGGTCACGTTCGCCCGCTGGATGGCTGCCCGAGACCAGATATTCCTAGCCGAGGACGAAGACACCTTGACCCGGCTGTTGGACGAGGCCATGGAAGACCCCGAACCGTTCCGGGTGACCGACCACGGGGGGACTCCCCCCGCCATCGCCGCCTTTGCCGCCGCCGTCGACCCCCTCCTGGCCCGGCGTCGTCGGTGA
- a CDS encoding cob(I)yrinic acid a,c-diamide adenosyltransferase, with product MKVYTRKGDDGTTGLYGGGRVAKDSAAPEAYGTVDEAQACLGMARSECEPAGELDGLLVGLERDLWVLMAELATDPSNRHKLAEGISLVTAEMVAHLEELIDDITDRFDAPTEFVVPGESRLAALLDVARTVVRRAERRCVGATIEGSQVGPYLNRLSDLLWTMARWVEGESLPSRST from the coding sequence ATGAAGGTCTACACACGCAAGGGCGACGACGGCACCACCGGGCTCTACGGCGGCGGGCGGGTGGCCAAGGATTCGGCCGCGCCCGAGGCCTATGGCACGGTCGACGAGGCCCAGGCCTGCCTGGGTATGGCGAGATCGGAGTGCGAACCCGCCGGGGAGTTGGACGGATTGCTGGTCGGGCTCGAGCGCGACCTCTGGGTGCTCATGGCCGAGTTGGCCACTGATCCCTCCAACCGCCACAAGCTGGCCGAGGGGATATCGCTGGTCACCGCCGAGATGGTCGCTCACCTCGAAGAACTGATCGACGACATCACCGATCGCTTCGACGCACCCACCGAGTTTGTGGTTCCCGGTGAGTCCCGCCTTGCCGCTCTGTTGGACGTGGCCCGCACTGTGGTGCGTCGAGCCGAGCGGCGCTGTGTCGGGGCGACGATCGAGGGATCTCAGGTCGGCCCCTACCTGAACCGCCTCTCGGACCTGCTGTGGACCATGGCCCGCTGGGTCGAGGGCGAATCCCTGCCATCTCGCAGTACATAG
- the ligD gene encoding non-homologous end-joining DNA ligase, translating into MATNRVPVEIEGRSLTVSNLDKVLYPESGFTKAEVIDYYLRIAPVMLPHIADRGVTLRRFPDGVEGEGFFEKRCPGHRPDWVSTVPGPGDRNGTIGYCRFDTAAALVWAANLASIEIHAPMARADDIDAPTMVVFDLDPGPGTSMVECCEVGLWIRDTLAGLDLGCAAKTSGSKGLQVYLPLNTPHSHDHAGSFSLAVAQVLERAHPSLVVTNQARAARKGRILIDWSQNSRHKTTVAAYSLRARPHPTVSTPVRWDEVERGAGGSSLSFQAADVLARIGELGDLFAGVLTAQQRLPSPR; encoded by the coding sequence ATGGCCACCAACCGGGTTCCGGTCGAGATCGAGGGCAGGAGCCTGACCGTGTCGAACCTGGACAAGGTCTTGTACCCGGAATCGGGGTTCACCAAGGCTGAGGTCATCGACTACTACCTGCGAATCGCGCCGGTGATGCTCCCCCACATCGCTGATCGGGGTGTGACCCTGCGGCGCTTTCCCGACGGGGTGGAAGGCGAGGGATTCTTCGAGAAGCGCTGCCCCGGCCACCGCCCCGATTGGGTGTCGACGGTGCCGGGCCCCGGGGATCGCAACGGCACCATCGGGTACTGCCGCTTCGATACCGCGGCGGCCCTGGTGTGGGCAGCCAACCTGGCTTCCATCGAGATCCATGCCCCCATGGCTCGGGCCGATGACATCGATGCCCCGACCATGGTGGTGTTCGACCTCGACCCGGGGCCCGGCACTTCGATGGTGGAGTGTTGTGAGGTGGGCCTGTGGATCCGTGACACCCTGGCTGGCCTCGATCTGGGGTGTGCCGCCAAGACGTCGGGGTCCAAGGGTTTGCAGGTCTACCTGCCGCTCAACACCCCCCACAGCCATGACCATGCCGGATCGTTCTCGCTGGCCGTGGCCCAGGTCCTGGAGAGGGCACACCCGTCTCTGGTGGTCACCAACCAGGCCCGCGCCGCTCGGAAGGGGCGCATCCTGATCGACTGGAGTCAGAACAGCCGCCACAAGACCACCGTCGCCGCCTATTCACTGCGAGCCCGACCGCACCCGACGGTGTCCACCCCGGTGAGGTGGGACGAGGTGGAACGGGGGGCCGGAGGTTCGTCCCTGAGCTTTCAGGCTGCCGATGTGCTGGCTCGGATCGGTGAGCTGGGAGACCTGTTCGCAGGGGTGTTGACCGCGCAACAGCGGCTTCCGTCTCCCCGTTGA
- a CDS encoding suppressor of fused domain protein, producing the protein MPDLLMRSTSPYGSRRAVLLRSPTDIYLYLEDVTGESDETTSAVWVANTAVAPNGDENPVQDEGGPPRMGASGTAHPEGCPPLRDLELIWFEEGDGVALVDPDGIVAVIPGWAGREDFYGYSRYAVGHTPIAWQLGEDAMALLTEKVGESRNFWTWRTGPGWGEVRSTGLAHLDGKIGPQDAMWPLGDALFPEMVATRHRYGDRDIWITATTGLSAQRMAGVEEYVDQPDKAARIELAIARAEPDQHGMELLNALAQVPFGRCTWLGEGHTVGGAPGSFPAFGMDKVALLLTARPPQQPDLAPPDLRGLARRGDPVTYLWVMLIDEETFGIARGRDSRNALRHLQDTGRIWVQ; encoded by the coding sequence GTGCCCGATCTACTAATGCGGTCCACCAGCCCCTACGGCAGTCGACGGGCAGTGTTGTTGCGGAGCCCAACCGACATCTACCTGTATCTGGAGGACGTCACGGGGGAGTCAGACGAGACGACCTCGGCGGTTTGGGTCGCCAACACCGCGGTCGCCCCAAACGGCGACGAGAACCCGGTTCAGGATGAGGGCGGACCTCCTCGGATGGGAGCGTCCGGAACCGCTCACCCCGAGGGTTGCCCGCCGCTGCGCGACCTGGAGCTGATCTGGTTCGAGGAGGGTGACGGTGTCGCCCTGGTCGATCCCGATGGGATTGTTGCTGTGATTCCCGGCTGGGCTGGGCGCGAAGACTTCTACGGCTACTCGCGCTACGCCGTGGGTCACACCCCGATCGCATGGCAGCTTGGTGAGGATGCCATGGCGCTGCTCACCGAAAAGGTTGGTGAGTCCCGCAACTTCTGGACCTGGCGCACCGGGCCTGGCTGGGGGGAGGTTCGGTCCACCGGCCTTGCCCACTTGGACGGCAAGATCGGACCCCAGGACGCCATGTGGCCGCTGGGTGATGCGTTGTTCCCCGAGATGGTGGCCACGCGTCACCGCTACGGCGATCGCGACATCTGGATCACCGCCACCACCGGACTGTCCGCTCAACGCATGGCTGGGGTGGAGGAGTACGTCGACCAACCCGACAAGGCGGCCCGGATCGAACTGGCCATCGCCAGGGCCGAGCCCGATCAGCATGGGATGGAACTTCTCAACGCCTTGGCCCAGGTGCCTTTTGGCCGCTGCACCTGGCTGGGAGAGGGTCACACCGTGGGTGGTGCGCCGGGCTCGTTTCCGGCCTTTGGCATGGACAAGGTGGCGCTCCTCCTCACCGCCAGACCACCTCAGCAACCCGATCTGGCCCCGCCGGATCTCAGAGGCCTGGCCCGCCGAGGCGACCCGGTCACCTACCTCTGGGTGATGCTGATCGACGAGGAGACCTTCGGGATCGCGCGTGGTCGGGATTCACGCAATGCGCTTCGTCACCTGCAAGACACCGGTCGGATCTGGGTTCAGTAG
- a CDS encoding UDP-N-acetylglucosamine--LPS N-acetylglucosamine transferase → MDTSAHRAHILFVCSSGGHLTHLLRLRPWWEDLDRTWVTFDKPDAQSLLGDEDVRWAFHPTTRNLKNLVRNLGLAIGLVPRLRPDLVVSSGAGVAFPFFVLARLLRIPTVYVEVFDRIDSPTLTGRLCRPFTSRFLVQWPEQQDLYRDSILIGPLL, encoded by the coding sequence GTGGATACCTCAGCCCATCGGGCCCACATCTTGTTCGTCTGCTCCTCGGGCGGTCATCTGACGCATCTGCTGCGGCTCAGACCATGGTGGGAGGACCTCGACCGCACCTGGGTCACCTTCGACAAACCCGATGCCCAATCCCTGCTGGGAGACGAAGACGTCCGTTGGGCGTTCCACCCGACCACCCGCAACCTCAAGAACCTCGTGCGCAACCTCGGTCTCGCCATCGGCTTGGTACCGCGACTGCGACCTGACCTGGTGGTATCCAGCGGTGCCGGCGTGGCCTTTCCCTTCTTCGTGTTGGCCCGACTGCTGCGCATCCCAACGGTGTACGTGGAGGTGTTCGACCGGATCGACAGCCCTACGCTCACCGGCCGGTTGTGCCGACCGTTCACCAGCCGATTCCTGGTTCAGTGGCCCGAGCAGCAGGATCTGTACCGGGATTCCATCCTGATCGGTCCGTTGCTGTGA
- a CDS encoding leucyl aminopeptidase — protein MPLTISLDHAATLAAVNPGTVPAPEGEPLVALGVRSGQVDEDAPGVDPALLAASGFTGNQAQAMLAVTDAGPRLLVGLGDDVSRCSFRRVGAAAARAARSTGHLVVDVLGPVDPGARPGAAEALSEGLALASYTFDRYKDRPADVRLARVTILGAGGRKVTDAVASGERTAQAVARARDLVNTPGGDLTPVAFAKAAQELARDHGLGYEVLDRKGLARERMGGLLGVSRGSAQEPRLVKLTHDPDRPRGHVVLVGKGITFDAGGLSIKTSSGMEWMKTDMAGAAAVVAAMSLVSSVAPKMKVTAYIPLTDNMLGPDATRVGDVLRTRNGKTVEVLNTDAEGRLVLADALALAVEDSPDAIIDVATLTGACMVALGDRTAGLMSNHDDLAQRVVDAAESSGEAVWRLPMPDHLRPTLDSEVADLRNIGTGAYGGALVAAIFLREFVGGIPWVHLDIAGPSSSTSHYDDITRGGTGYGVRTLARLLVNWTKLPRA, from the coding sequence GTGCCCCTGACCATCTCGTTGGACCATGCCGCAACTCTGGCGGCCGTCAACCCCGGCACGGTGCCGGCCCCCGAGGGAGAACCTTTGGTCGCCCTCGGGGTCAGGAGCGGGCAGGTAGACGAGGACGCGCCGGGTGTGGATCCAGCGCTCCTGGCCGCCTCGGGTTTCACTGGTAACCAAGCCCAGGCGATGCTGGCCGTCACCGATGCTGGTCCTCGTCTGCTGGTTGGTCTGGGCGACGATGTCTCGCGGTGCTCGTTCCGTCGAGTTGGGGCGGCCGCGGCCCGAGCGGCGCGATCGACCGGGCATCTGGTGGTCGACGTTCTCGGTCCGGTCGATCCCGGGGCCCGACCGGGCGCGGCCGAGGCTCTGTCTGAAGGGTTGGCCTTGGCCAGCTACACCTTCGACCGCTACAAGGACCGGCCCGCAGACGTTCGCCTGGCTCGGGTGACGATCTTGGGGGCGGGAGGCCGAAAGGTCACCGACGCGGTGGCCTCGGGGGAGCGCACGGCTCAGGCCGTGGCCCGCGCTCGCGACCTGGTGAACACCCCTGGCGGTGACCTCACCCCGGTGGCATTCGCCAAGGCGGCGCAGGAACTGGCCCGCGACCACGGTCTCGGTTACGAGGTCCTGGACCGCAAGGGCCTGGCCCGTGAGCGGATGGGCGGGTTGTTGGGGGTCAGTCGAGGCTCGGCCCAAGAGCCGCGCCTGGTGAAGCTCACCCACGACCCCGACCGACCCCGCGGTCATGTGGTCCTGGTGGGCAAGGGCATTACCTTCGATGCCGGTGGCCTGTCGATCAAGACGTCGTCGGGCATGGAGTGGATGAAGACGGACATGGCCGGGGCCGCAGCAGTGGTTGCGGCCATGTCTCTGGTGTCGTCGGTGGCCCCGAAGATGAAGGTCACGGCCTATATCCCGCTCACCGACAACATGCTCGGTCCTGACGCCACCAGGGTTGGCGACGTGCTCCGCACCCGCAACGGCAAGACGGTGGAGGTGCTCAACACCGACGCCGAGGGCAGGCTGGTGCTGGCCGATGCGTTGGCGTTGGCGGTGGAGGATTCGCCTGACGCCATCATCGATGTGGCCACCCTGACTGGAGCCTGCATGGTCGCCCTCGGTGACCGGACCGCCGGCTTGATGAGCAACCACGACGACCTTGCCCAACGGGTGGTGGACGCAGCCGAGTCGAGCGGGGAGGCGGTCTGGCGTCTGCCGATGCCCGACCATCTCCGTCCGACGCTGGATTCGGAGGTGGCCGATCTGCGCAACATCGGTACCGGTGCCTACGGCGGTGCCTTGGTGGCGGCGATCTTCCTACGGGAGTTCGTGGGTGGCATTCCGTGGGTGCACCTCGATATAGCGGGGCCGTCCTCGAGCACGTCTCACTACGACGACATCACCCGGGGCGGCACCGGTTACGGCGTGCGCACCCTGGCTCGCCTCCTGGTCAACTGGACCAAGTTGCCCCGGGCGTGA